One genomic window of Eggerthella timonensis includes the following:
- a CDS encoding Sapep family Mn(2+)-dependent dipeptidase, giving the protein MEHEELTKKIDAYLEDNWETMVDDIATLVRIPSFQEEDKAAEGAPFGPGPKEALTAALKLAGDMGFKTHDVEGYIGFADFPGKSETQLGIIGHMDVVPAGPGWTFEPYAVTRKEGYLVGRGTLDDKGPSVVALHAMKFWKDMQDAGEVPEFPYTIRFLFGANEESGMADVAYYHKHYEDPAFLFTPDAEFPVCYGEKGGYDGVIASKPIADRVVLEFTGGAATNAVPGIAEAVVKADAANLPNTDRITVTADGEGRAKLTAAGKGAHASMPDEGVNAIGLIVDYLLEHDLCTADERAFFELDQKLLNHTDGGGIGIKSSDEYFGPLTVIGGTIKIEDDRFVQTLDSRFPTSITADEISERLRQLTDEIGGTFENTLLMVPFLVKPDSPVIQALLNAYNEATGEDAKPFTMGGGTYAREFKSGASFGPEKPWIKDPEWVGMMHGPDEGVSEDLLKQSFKIYALTLDKLMQLDLQ; this is encoded by the coding sequence ATGGAGCACGAAGAACTGACCAAGAAGATCGACGCGTACCTCGAGGACAACTGGGAGACGATGGTCGACGACATCGCGACGCTCGTCCGCATCCCCAGCTTCCAGGAAGAAGACAAGGCGGCCGAGGGCGCGCCGTTCGGCCCCGGCCCGAAAGAGGCGCTCACCGCGGCGCTCAAGCTGGCGGGCGACATGGGCTTCAAAACGCACGACGTCGAGGGCTACATCGGGTTCGCCGACTTTCCCGGCAAAAGCGAGACGCAGCTGGGCATCATCGGCCACATGGACGTGGTTCCCGCCGGCCCCGGCTGGACCTTCGAGCCGTATGCGGTCACGCGCAAGGAGGGCTACCTCGTCGGACGCGGCACGCTCGACGACAAGGGCCCCAGCGTGGTGGCGCTGCACGCCATGAAGTTCTGGAAGGATATGCAGGATGCCGGCGAGGTGCCGGAGTTCCCCTACACGATTCGCTTCCTGTTCGGCGCGAACGAGGAATCGGGCATGGCCGACGTGGCGTACTACCACAAGCACTATGAAGACCCTGCGTTCCTGTTCACGCCCGACGCCGAATTCCCCGTGTGCTACGGCGAGAAGGGCGGCTACGACGGCGTCATCGCCAGCAAGCCCATCGCCGACCGCGTGGTGCTCGAGTTCACGGGCGGCGCGGCCACGAACGCGGTGCCCGGCATCGCCGAAGCCGTGGTGAAGGCCGACGCCGCCAACCTGCCGAACACCGACCGCATCACCGTGACGGCCGACGGCGAAGGCCGCGCGAAGCTCACCGCCGCCGGCAAGGGCGCCCACGCTTCCATGCCCGACGAGGGCGTGAACGCCATCGGGCTCATCGTGGACTACCTGCTGGAGCACGACCTGTGCACCGCCGACGAGCGCGCGTTCTTCGAGCTCGACCAAAAGCTGCTCAACCACACCGACGGCGGCGGCATCGGCATCAAGAGCTCCGACGAGTACTTCGGCCCGCTCACCGTCATCGGCGGCACCATCAAGATCGAGGACGACCGTTTCGTGCAGACGCTCGACAGCCGTTTCCCCACGTCCATCACGGCCGACGAGATCAGCGAGCGTCTGCGCCAGCTCACCGACGAAATCGGCGGCACGTTCGAGAACACGCTGCTCATGGTGCCGTTCCTCGTGAAGCCGGACAGCCCGGTGATCCAGGCGCTGCTGAACGCGTACAACGAGGCCACGGGCGAGGACGCCAAGCCGTTCACGATGGGCGGCGGCACGTACGCGCGCGAGTTCAAGAGCGGCGCCAGCTTCGGCCCCGAGAAGCCGTGGATCAAGGATCCGGAATGGGTCGGCATGATGCACGGTCCCGACGAGGGCGTCAGCGAGGACCTGCTCAAACAGTCCTTCAAGATCTACGCGCTCACGCTCGATAAGCTCATGCAGCTCGACCTCCAGTAA
- a CDS encoding tyrosine-protein phosphatase: MPEFDTVPTDFAPAIGIAPAEGLENEEGGRIVLEGLPNTRDVGGLPTDDGRYVKHARLLRSGALDHATARDLEVLLDDYHVRTVIDLRTEEERKEHPDPEDGLMGVRFVDAPVLSTSTFGVTREGGMMQALKMLRTVQKNPASIMEEVYERMMLDEQSQRGFAQFFDDVLATDEGSVLWHCTIGKDRAGLAAALLLYVLGVTREAIEQDYLATNKYVESETQNIMDALASFGLGDKLDKSIHVINSADPRFLRAALDAVEKHYGSLDAYVRDQLNVTDEKREALRARYLTDDPRG, translated from the coding sequence ATGCCCGAATTCGATACCGTCCCCACCGATTTCGCCCCCGCCATCGGCATCGCTCCGGCCGAAGGCCTCGAGAACGAGGAAGGCGGCCGCATCGTGCTGGAAGGCCTTCCCAACACGCGCGACGTGGGTGGACTGCCCACGGACGACGGCCGCTACGTGAAGCACGCACGCCTGCTGCGCTCGGGCGCGCTCGACCACGCAACCGCCCGTGATCTCGAGGTCCTGCTGGACGACTACCATGTGCGCACGGTCATCGACCTGCGCACCGAAGAGGAGCGCAAGGAGCATCCCGACCCGGAGGACGGCCTGATGGGCGTGCGTTTCGTGGATGCGCCGGTGCTGAGCACATCCACGTTCGGCGTCACGCGCGAAGGCGGTATGATGCAGGCGCTCAAAATGCTGCGCACGGTGCAGAAGAACCCGGCCAGCATCATGGAGGAAGTGTACGAGCGCATGATGCTGGACGAGCAGAGCCAGCGCGGCTTCGCCCAGTTCTTCGACGACGTGCTGGCTACCGACGAGGGCTCGGTGCTGTGGCACTGCACCATCGGCAAGGACCGCGCCGGCCTGGCCGCCGCGCTGCTGCTGTACGTGCTGGGCGTCACGCGCGAGGCCATCGAGCAGGACTACCTGGCCACGAACAAGTACGTGGAGTCCGAGACGCAGAACATCATGGACGCGCTGGCCTCGTTCGGTTTGGGCGACAAGCTGGACAAGAGCATCCACGTGATCAACTCCGCCGATCCGCGCTTTTTGCGCGCCGCGCTCGACGCGGTCGAGAAGCATTACGGCAGTCTCGACGCCTACGTGCGCGACCAGCTGAACGTCACCGACGAGAAGCGCGAGGCCCTGCG